From the Cherax quadricarinatus isolate ZL_2023a chromosome 22, ASM3850222v1, whole genome shotgun sequence genome, one window contains:
- the LOC128689633 gene encoding probable glutamate receptor — protein sequence MSKTTSLRIAAGEWVPWTRVEVLGNGTVTILGPMANLFHILAQKLGFQYELVQPEDNMWGVPDAAGSWSGMFGMLQRQEVEMAVGPFAVSRARETVCDFSEAFYSETFAILMIRPSLQSDWSGFLKPFTSVVWSLLLAAAVFICVTFSFIARQESKIFNVSHRNTVASTVMWVLRTLLQDSTDGLPETDGIRLVVVTWLLASLVFMTSYSGILTAMLTVPKVTIPIDSIEDLVAQSALPWRLEAGSMLYQYYQEATEGIRKAMFDGRAGAFRDCWQDRSLIAGGQFAGVCDKTTMYKAMSWDFSTSGQCHLYISREAAYTNVLIAMAFKNNSSYKEKADYWIRRVKESGLIDLWLKKETSNTSQCLLPPSVSTSSGSVSSLDLNAFVGSFLLLLAGLASATLMFLLELCVTNVLKKQYLY from the exons ATGTCGAAGACCACCTCTCTCAGGATCGCTGCAGGAGAG TGGGTGCCTTGGACTCGAGTCGAGGTACTGGGGAACGGCACTGTCACTATCTTGGGACCTATGGCCAACCTGTTCCATATCTTAGCACAAAAACTGGGTTTTCA GTATGAGCTGGTGCAGCCGGAGGATAACATGTGGGGTGTCCCTGATGCTGCTGGTAGCTGGTCTGGGATGTTCGGCATGCTACAGAGACAG GAGGTGGAGATGGCGGTGGGGCCGTTCGCCGTGTCACGAGCCCGGGAGACCGTGTGCGACTTCTCTGAGGCCTTCTACAGTGAAACCTTCGCCATACTGATGATCCGACCCAGTCTTCAAAGTGACTGGTCTGGCTTCCTCAAGCCCTTCACCTCCgta GTATGGtcactgctgctggctgctgccgtTTTCATCTGCGTGACTTTCAGCTTTATTGCCCGACAGGAGAGCAAGATCTTCAACGTATCTCACAG AAACACTGTGGCCAGCACGGTCATGTGGGTGCTGAGGACGCTCTTGCAAGATA GCACAGATGGTCTTCCCGAGACTGATGGAATTCGATTGGTAGTTGTGACCTGGCTACTGGCCTCACTGGTGTTCATGACCTCATACTCTGGCATCCTGACGGCAATGCTCACCGTGCCCAAAGTCACCATACCCATAGACTCCATTGAGGACCTGGTGGCTCAATCGGCCCTCCCATGGCGCCTGGAGGCTGGTTCAATGCTGTATCAGTACTATCAG GAAGCGACGGAGGGGATACGGAAGGCAATGTTTGACGGTCGTGCTGGTGCCTTCAGAGACTGCTGGCAGGACAGGTCACTCATCGCTGGAGGTCAGTTCGCTGGCGTCTGCGACAAAACCACCATGTACAAGGCCATGTCCTGGGACTTCAG TACctcggggcagtgtcacctgtatATCTCCCGAGAGGCAGCATATACCAACGTCTTGATAGCAATGGCCTTCAAGAATAACTCTTCCTATAAAGAAAAAGCTGATTATTG GATTCGGAGAGTGAAGGAGTCTGGCTTGATAGACCTGTGGTTGAAGAAGGAGACGAGCAACACATCACAGTGCCTGCTGCCGCCCTCCGTCAGTACCTCGTCAGGCTCGGTCTCCTCCCTCGACCTCAACGCTTTCGTTGGTTCCTTCCTACTGCTGTTGGCAG GTCTGGCCTCGGCGACGCTGATGTTTCTGCTAGAGTTGTGTGTGACCAATGTACTCAAGAAGCAGTACCTGTACTGA